The Sulfolobus acidocaldarius DSM 639 genome has a window encoding:
- a CDS encoding integrase, translating into MYPPNLSKVAGQGLEPWSQGPKPWLGEESPKTPLSNDEESKGFALNSLTSREGKNGLTEKELIEFYEYCLKMASEETCRQYINYLKKPPSNAKNSILAWKKFYKWKGDLEAWKKLKTKKSGVDLKVPGADEIGRWLEAVRGIEVELVFKLLLESGIRLREAVKVLNEYDEKNNVKEDGFYVYTLNWTRGPKKVFYVFHISSIAKTDITYNYAKNLLHEKGIAPKYVRKFVTTKLAELGVSAEVIDFMQGRTPSSILGKHYLNLLALAKKDYRRYAE; encoded by the coding sequence CAGGGGCCAAAGCCCTGGTTAGGGGAGGAATCCCCTAAAACCCCTCTTTCAAATGATGAAGAGAGTAAGGGATTTGCCCTAAACTCCCTTACTTCTAGGGAGGGCAAAAATGGTCTCACGGAAAAGGAATTAATTGAATTTTATGAATATTGTTTGAAAATGGCCAGTGAGGAAACTTGCAGGCAGTATATCAATTATCTGAAGAAGCCCCCTAGTAATGCTAAGAACTCTATCCTAGCCTGGAAGAAGTTCTACAAGTGGAAAGGGGATCTTGAGGCATGGAAAAAGCTGAAAACGAAAAAGTCTGGTGTTGATCTTAAGGTTCCAGGAGCTGACGAGATAGGGAGGTGGTTGGAGGCTGTTAGAGGTATTGAGGTAGAGCTAGTCTTCAAGCTCCTCCTTGAGAGCGGTATAAGGCTTAGGGAGGCTGTAAAGGTTCTCAATGAGTATGACGAGAAGAACAACGTGAAAGAGGACGGCTTCTACGTATACACGCTCAACTGGACTAGAGGGCCAAAGAAAGTGTTCTATGTCTTTCACATTTCGTCTATAGCTAAGACTGATATAACGTACAACTACGCGAAGAATTTATTGCATGAGAAAGGGATAGCGCCGAAATATGTACGCAAATTCGTGACTACTAAACTCGCGGAGCTCGGAGTTAGTGCCGAGGTAATCGATTTCATGCAGGGCAGGACGCCTTCTTCGATTCTTGGCAAGCATTATCTCAACTTATTAGCCCTCGCCAAGAAAGACTACAGACGCTACGCCGAGTGA